Within Citrus sinensis cultivar Valencia sweet orange chromosome 1, DVS_A1.0, whole genome shotgun sequence, the genomic segment AAGCTGGTGCGGGGCACCACTGTTTGATTCGGTATGGTCACTCGTGTGATCTTTTCTGATTTTGCCACGTTTgcgctttttcttttctttctgtaTCAGTGAATGTGTGATGCGGGTCCCACCATTTGGGATCGTCggtgaaattaattataagccTAGGAGAAGTGGAGAAAAACTACCCGTAacgtaattaatttatttgtataataacTTGGTAGGGAAAACGTTATGATTTGTCAAATCTTGAGACTTGAGATATCTTAccataaaaattgaaaattttgggatACGCTAAAGATCTATCTAAATTTTGTTTAGAtctaaagaatttaaaaaaaaaattaatttataatatgcgtaattatcattttctaaattgttcattaatttaagGTTTTCCATGTGAACAACAGTTTtagttctttaaaaatattttttttcaaaaaaaaaaatctggaaatataaacaaaatgtattacaaaagttgaatttttaaatataattaagataaTGATTAATGTTTTGGATctgattttttaataaaaacacaagCTATAGTTAGTGAGGTTTTTTCTCATCCAACTTTACACTTGATTGATTGAGAATTGACAACCACTCAACtcttctccaaaaaaaaacttcgtccaaaaaaatttaaaaaaaaaaaattgtggaaaTGAGAGCTTAGTTGGCACcagttaatattttatgagtAGATTTTCTTCATCATTAGTTCATGCAAGTTTACTGTTATTTGGAAGTAgatataaaagaattaaaattatcatttacgATCGGGCTATTTAAGTCGGGCCTTCAAAAACCAAcatccaattttctttttgattgGGCTATTTAAGATTTAGTAGGCGCGCGAAGTGATATTCTTTTCTTGGGTCAAAGCTTAGGCCCAACTTCACCGTTCCTTCAGACAACAAATACACCCCAATATTTTCTTCACACCCACTTTTATGTAATCTACTTGAACTTCTGTCTCGCGTATCTCATTTCTTGGAATAGTTAGCACTAGACCAAAGTGTACGACAATTTGTTTCTTTCGATCCTTCCAATTTCCGTTTTATATCAATATGGCCATCTTTGACCAGCTTATATTTATTCGGGAAGAAGCATCGGCgtcaaaaatagaaaaaaaaaaagtttattccTTCAAAATTGTCAGCaagttaacttttttttttctttgttctttagTGTCGCAATATGAGCAAAAGAAATTAGCTTTGTGCACTGTGTGCTGCATGAGCTGAAAGTGTGAAAAGGATCAAACACACAGCTTGCTGCTTTGTTGCTTTCGAGATGGAGGCTGGACATTGGCTGCAGTGTCGTTTGCATTTTGTTTGGATCTTGGTGGTTCTATGCAATAAGAGAATTCTGCACTAAAAAAGCCAATGGcgtgcatgcatgcatgcatgcacgGCTCTACGATTAAGCATAAAGCAAAAACCAACTCGACTTGCACAATTATTatgcacatatatatatatatatatatatatatagttctttttcttttctttttgtcccAATCTGTTGTTAGGGCTCAAAAGAGTGCGATAATCGATTTTGAATGGGAAGGAATTTATTGCTACTAGTGGCGAAATCAAGATTTTAGTTTGACATGGACCGGAACCTAAAGATCACAAACTTGATAGCATCAATGTTAAAAAGTATACATAAAGATCAATAAAATGTCAGATTAACACGTAATCTTTCTTAGAATTTTACCCCGTGCCTCAGGAGAAGCGAGGCAACCTGGCTGGCTATAAGTACTAGTAAGTAAGTAAACGTTTCAATCCAAAAATGCTTAGACTACTAAGAAACACTTCTTAGTTAATTTGTAACTAGGTTTAGCAGAATACATAACATATCAAAACGCAATTTTACAGTTCCAATAATTAGGCATGAACTCGTACGTGTTATAGTTGGATCACTTGAGGAGTCTTactaaaagattcaaaattgCTTTTTCTAAGGCAAACAGGTGATGCCCAGATGATCCTAATTACACCTCTTTTATTGGTGTGATAGCGAGGGGAAAGAATCTTAAGAGGCAAGGGGGAGGGTGAGTAGTTAGCACTATCATGAGTCTAGCTTTTAAGAGCATAAAGCCTGGAGAAGGGAGAATCTATAGTTGTGACCCAAACAACATCAATCACCAAAATGTGGAACTTATTCCAAAGTGAGGGAGGGGGGCTGCATGCATGGTCCCCCACATTGCCTATTGCTGAGCAAAAGTCCATCGACACTATCACCCATTATGAAAATTTGGGACCCTCAACTTCCCCcatcatcatttattttcGATGGCTCATCCTCACgcctaaataatttttttcaaagctCACACACTTCAAAATCATTTGATAAAGATGCGGCTTCTATTATAAAGCCACCATCTATCTAGCATGGCTACAGAAACAATGAGGTATGTCCATATGTTTTGAGTATGTAGTTATAATGTTAGATAAAGTTATGGTGGTAAGTATCCTTAAAAAGTTGAGTTTCAGATTCCATTTGGGTTTTAAAATGATTAGAAAAATACCctattgaaaagaaagaaccatgcacttttttttaagtccTACTACACTCACAGCCAGGTTTTAGGGGGTAGAAGGAGTTGAATATGGGACAATTATGAGGCAGCTGTAAAGGATGAAGAACTTGGTAGCTGAAGGGGGCATTAGATTGGTCcatagttaattattaatcaagGCCAATTAAAGAGGATTGATTGCACATGTACAATTTAGGTCCCCCTTCTCCCTTTCCTCCACGTTTTTCTCCAGTTCTGGGACCATGAAGAACTAATTATTCACCTAATACGACATATTtcacataaataaatttgactgttataaataaattttataaatgtagACAACGACacacaaattaaattcttttttttttcttgctaaGTACAtcagatgattttttttttttttggtggtggtggtcCAAAGGGGATGTTGGAAGTTTAAGTATGGGATATACTCATATACATTGATTGATGTTCGCATTGACTATGTATATATCCATGCACATTGTGTTAAAACTTGGTGAATGGAGAACAAAGTGGacccaaaatgaaaaaaaatacaaagataAGAAGATGGGATCAACCAATCTTCATAATTAATGACTTAATGTGACTGTTTCTATATCAATTTCTTGCCCCACTTCTTATATGCGGATATGCAAATAAAGACTCGGAGATTCAACTTGCAGGATCGttcatttttttgggtaatcATTTTCTGTTCCTATGTTTTtggtgggttttttttttggaaatttacATGATTTAGAGATTCACACGTCCAAAATCCATTGCTTTATATGTGCTACTATTAAAGTTGAAGATTAGTACTTAAGAAACAAACGTTGGTATcataatattaacaaatgtCAACCAAAGTTGGTTGGTGTGAGTGGTTCGACACTCTCACTCTTTAAGAGAGATAAGGAATTCAAACACCGCTCTCATATGAAGTCACCACTTTAATCCGCATTTTACCCCTTACGGACCTACCTGGCTTTAAATGCTCCTCCCACAATTGAGGTCTACCCAAGACCACCTTgtgattcaaaaaaaaaaaaaatattaaccaaTGGTGTTCCCTTTTAAAGATATAGAGCATGTCAGAGAGCATTCACcattggttaaaaaaaaaaaaaatattaaccaaTGGTGAATGCACGACCAAAATTACAGATCTTGATTCTGTTACCACAACGAAACACatgcacaaaaataaaaacaacaataacaataataatattaaataaataaataagtatgaattaaaaatatatatccgTCGTGCTTGTAAGATTCTTAACTGAATTCACATTTACGTTGGCTTAGTAAAGAAGTGCTTTTCATGGAAGCTGATTGTTCTAATAATCTCCCTCATGGCTTTGTCCAGCAGAAGAATCAAGAAAGAATGGATGTGAATATATATCAAAGAGCTAAACTATAAGGTGAAAAGCTATCGGTATACTTAAAGCTTCAAGCCTTCTTTCTacctttgcatttttttttaattcatttcctctaatatataaaagtaattgctaattttttttaaatttataaaataaatagaataaaaattagtgaTTAATTTACaacttacttttttaaaaaaaaaactagagtATCTAAAAATGAgcatttcaaatataaatacacgtgttgaaaaagaaaaacatatattttaaataatattaagaaatattccattaatactaaaaaaagaaaaaaaaaagatgagaagaaTAAGAggtcaaaatcaaaaacaaaaaaaaaggaagctttacaataaaaattagtgattaatttacaaaatttacaacttatttttttatttaacttgaGTATCTAAAAATGaacatttcaaatatataaaaaataataatgagtctaaattttattttatttaaaaaaaaaattgattgaatcatTATTCATCTAAGAATTGATTaagatattgaaaaataaaagttatgaGGTTTAAAGCATGAGAACTATATGTGTTAAATAACGAGTGTGCTATATAGTTAGGTGTTCAAAGTAATTATGTACATtgacttataataaattgtctttaataacaatttatatgacggaatttttataataaaatttttagtaaaagTGCGGGGCTATTTGAACctattaaattttctctttaaatttattttgataaaaatatttattattattattatttaaaattctaaagtTAACCTCACTAatctccttcttcttcaatctaaatgtaataaaattctCTCTCTACCATGGTTATTCGTAAATAGAACTCTAACTCTagatagaaattaaaatggagGATATAccattaattttagaaaaaaaaattaagtggtgttagtttttttttttttgttgaaaatttagctgaaaaaaatctttcattCTTTATGTTAGGTGAAAAAAGGGATGTCGATGGTGgatcttattcttttttattcttgatagattatagaaataaattacaagTAGTCTGTCTCGtcactaaaaattatttgcaatCTATCACTAAAGATAAATGCaaaaattgatgagaatttgaagaaatgggagagagagagaggataagatttgctaaaaaaaaaagaaaatatggttggttagataattttatttaaaaaatactgtattaataataaaatattcaattgaGAAGAAATTAATGAGTTTAAATAGTTACacacttattaaaattagaatatctaaaataatttttaaagtataaATAGGGTATTCTTTCGTAAATTACCTGAATTCCGACTATTTTCGTTTTTTTTGCTGAAATTTTCATATGGGATGGTCCCGAATCAACTGCATGTCTTGTCAGTTAAATTAGTTAAAAGGACGTTAATATCTAAAATGctgattcttttttcttttctttttttccatttttcataCGGACCGAACGATGGCTGTTGGATCtgaactatttttataaattgacCACCATTTTTTAGCTATTTTTCCATTGGCTGGATCCAAATCCAAAACTACCCGCAATGTTGCACACGTGGCGAGGGTTTTATTGGCTAGTCTGAGAATGTTCTTTTAATATGCAAGCAGTCGATCACACCCTACCTGAGTGTGAGCTCGCGTCAAAAAGTCAAAAGACAAAGCAAGTAAGCAACGCGTCAATCGGGAAGCAGACCAGAACAAAAGTGGGGGCAATTACGGTAAATATGCGTAAGCAAGTGAGGGCAGAAcgggaaataaataaaaaattaaaaaaatgggaaaaaagaaaaggtggCGTACTTTAACGGCATAATTAAAAGCAAAGCAACAGCTTAAAATGTGCTCTCTGAAGCCAAGCCACCCTGTAATATCACAGACCCAGTTCCCCCCCTATTCTCCTATACACATTGCATTTAGAAGCTACATAAACCAAAACACTTCCAAAAACTACTCTCAAAAAACATTTTACACATGAACCAAAGCATTTTTATTACATTGCTTGCTTGCATATAGAAActagaaataagaaaaactttgttattgttattatttttgtggGTGGTGTTTGTATTTGCATACATTTGCTGCTTGGTAAGCTAATGCTAGAGGTAAAGACTTGGAGAGACAACTGTGTCAGCATCATTTTTTGAGATTTGCGTcagaggagagagagaaagagaagatcTTTTACTTTTAGCAGATCAAAGTGAGTTAAAGCAAAGGCGGCGAGAATTTATGATATGAaagtgaaagagagagagagagagagagagagggagcgAACCATTAAAAACCAAGTTTTGTTGATAAGTTAATTGGGGCCTGGGGTGGGTTCATTGTGAATTGGTTTGTGAGTCATCAATGTCATTATAAAGACAATTTTGACGGGGAAACATACAGCGAGAGTTACAAGgcagatagagagagagagagagagcctCAGACTTGCGTTGTGTTGTTCAATGTAATTATGGTGGCGTGTTTTAAGAGATAAGCAGCTGAATGAAGCCATTTTTTGGGTCTGGGTTTGTCTCAGTATCTGCAAACAAGACAAGAAAATAGAAGGTTTCTGTTGATGGGTGGCGTTGTTTGTCAACTTTTCTGAAGGATTTTTGCTGTTtggattttggttttttgttGCCTTTTAAGGCTTGTTtggtgataaaaaaaatgaagttcaTGAAGCTGGGCTCGAAGCCTGATACCTTCCAAACTGATGGCAAATGCATCAGGTgagcagtttttttttttgttttttttgtttgaaagtATTTAACTCGGTATGTGTTTTGGATGGAACTTGAGCTTCTGTTTCTTGTTTCTCTTTTCTGAAAATTCTATTTGGTcgtataattttatatgatgATTATGTGTTGTTCAATTACCAGAAAGGGAACATTAACCTTACCAGTTTGAAGAGAAATCAtcattaagaaataaaatatttctctcGTATTCCTTTTGCTAGGTAACAAATTAACCACATGGGTGTTTTGTggaataattgttgttattattacgtTTGTGTTATGATgggtgagagagagaggaatCATGGGAGGGGAAAATAGAGAAGGTATCTGATGGGGTGGTCCAGCTGGTGAACTGTcctttatttgaagagttagTGGTCCAAAATGTGGTAAAGGCATAAAGGGATGGGAGGAATTCAATCATCACATTGTGAATCTTAGTATGGTTTAGTGAAAAATTTGGATGTGGGTGGGTGGATGATATTGGTTAGCTGGTTGGATGGTCAAAAGAAGTGTTTGCTAATGGAATGACCTACCCTACTATTGGACGGCATGTGATGGTTGGAAATAGTACTGTAGTTTGATGATGGGCATGTTGATTTAGAACTTATAAGAGCATGTGAGGTCTCACCATTTTGTATTGTTTGGAATAACAAGATTTGAATGGAGGGTGGACTTGTCGTTCAATTCAACTATGAGAACTTCGTTGGGATGAcaagattttaaatataacTCTGAGAGCATCTTTACTACTGTTCTTTGCTTCATTATAATTGAGCCAGTAGACCATTATGGTTTGTCTAACTTGTTCTCTGATATTGTCATTGAAACTCaattttacttttgaaaaaatatgatGCGACTAATCAACTATTCATCCCTGTCCTAGGACTAGACTGGATTACCAACATTTGAAGCTTGTTAATTGTCTGTTGGTTGAAGTGTCTCAAAGAAATActgtaaattaattacatacTAGTTTGTTCTtggcttttaaaaatataaaatttgtttaactGGATATGGTGTGCGCCTAGATATTTACTAGTATGATGGAAAACAGATTTTCACTTGATGATCAATTTCCCTTAAGATGACGATAATTTAGCTGCTCTGTTTGAAGTTTTTAATGGTACTaaatgtattgaaaatttgggATATTGTAGTTTTTTTCTGGGTATTACTGCATCTCATTAAGATGAGTGACTGTTTATGGGCTTCACAGTACTCTTCTTGGACAGTGTGCTTAGCAAAATGTTATTGCCGCTTATGCAGGTATGTGACATCTGAATTGGCAACAGATGTCATCATAAACGTTGGTGAAGTGAAGTTCTATCTGCACAAGGTATAGTTTTCATgctatttacttttttcttcaaGTGAATGCGTTTGCATCAGCTCAGTCTAGTTGTTATCAGGCACGTTTTCACATTCCGCCAAGTTCTTGGACATTTTATGATGTTTGGTGCACATTTTCCTTTTACGATTACAATTGCACAGTTCAGTCTGCCCCTGTTTGTAAAATTGTTgctttaaattacttttgcaGTTTCCACTGTTGTCTAAGAGTAATCGGTTGCATAGACTAGTGCTAAAAGCCAGTGAGGAAAATTCTGATGAAATGAATATAGTTGATTTTCCTGGTGGCCCAAAAGCCTTCGAAATTTGTGCGAAATTCTGCTATGGAATGACAGTTACATTTAGTGCTTACAATGTTGTGGCTGCTCGCTGCGCAGCCGAGTACCTTGAGATGACCGAGGACgtagataaaaaaaacttaatttttaaacttgaGGTGTTTCTCAATTCTAGTATCTTCCGCAGCTGGAAGGATTCTATTATTGTTCTCCAAACCACCAAATCTCTTCTTCCATGGTCTGAAGATCTGAAGATAATTGGGAGGTCCGTAGATTCCATTGCTTCAAAAACCTCTGTGGATCCTGCTAATGTCACGTGGTCTTATACATATAACAGGAAGTTATCAGCACCGGACAGGATAGTTGAGGAGGGTGTGTTTGGGGAGAGAATTGAATCTGTTCCAAAGGATTGGTGGGTTGAAGACATATGTGAGCTAGATATTGATCTCTACAAGCGAGTCATGATTGCAGTTAAATCAAAGGGAAGAATGGACGGTTCAGTAATTGGTGAGGCACTCAGAATCTATGCAGTTAGATGGTTGCCAGATTCCATTGATGCTTTGGTTTCTGATGCTCAAACCCTTAGGAATAAGTGTTTGGTTGAAACAATTGTTTGCCTATTGCCCACAGATAAAAGTGTTGGTTGTTCATGTAGTTTTCTGCTGAAACTGTTGAAAGTTTCCGTTTTGGTTGGTGTGGACAATTCAGCAAGGGAAGATCTGGTGAAGAGGATCAGTTTGAAGTTGCACGAGGCTTCTGTGAAAGATTTACTGATCCCAGCACGTTCTTCTCAGACTGCTTGTTATGATGTTGAGTTAGTGCAATGCATTGTGAATGAGTATTTGATGCATGAAAAGCCTAGTCGGGCTTTGGGTGATGTCGGCTGGAATGAAAAGGGACCTGATGATTTTGTTTTAGGGCATGGATCCTTGTTGGCTGTTGGTAAATTAATCAATGGGTATCTGGCAGAAATTGCACATGACCCTAATCTTACTCTTGCCAGTTTCATTGATTTGTCACAGTCAATTCCAGAGTCAGCAAGACCAATTCACGATGGACTATACAAAGCCATAGACAGCTACTTGAAGGTATGCTTTTATACCTGGAGTACCAATTCTTTTACAGCTAAGTTGTATAATTTAAACTGTTTCTGAGATGTTCCTAGACCATTATTAGCAAGTAGGCGCTTTTATACCTAGAGCACCAATTCTTTTACAGCTAAGTTGTATAATTTAAACTGTTTCTGAGATGTTCCTAGACCATTATTGGCAAGTAGGCGCTTTTATACCTAGAGTACCAATTCTTTTACAGCTAAGTTGTATAATTTAAACTGTTTTTGAGATGCTCCTAGACCATTATTAGCAAGTAGGCCCAAAACCACCCCAATAGACAGAGAGACTTGTATTTATCtataattaactaaaagaaaTGTGTGATGATCAAGTCATGTAACGTCTTTTTGTATAATTTGTTCCTCTCTTGTTAATGAGACTGGaacacttaaaatatatagatgCAACTATTAGTGAAAACACTAGTTGAATGACATATGGATGGGCTACTATGTCTTCAGGAACATCCAGACTTGACAAAAGctgaaagaaagaagatatGTGGGCTTATGGATGTCCGAAAACTGACGATGGATGCCTCTGTGCATGCTGCACAGAATGATCGACTTCCTCTCCGGGTTGTGGTGCAAGTCCTCTTTTTTGAGCAAGTTAGAGCAGCTTCTGAGGTTCATGCTCTTAGAAACAATCCCCAAAATGCTTCACATTCCACGACAAACACAGATGAAGAATGGGAAAAGACAGCGGCAAAAGATGATCGCAAGTCCCTTAAGAAACAGATTAGCCAAATGAAGATAAAAGATGAAGAATTCCCAAAGAacgtgaaattaattaagaagaacaacaaaagtAGCAAGAGTGGGCTGCAGTTGTTGCCATCTCGGTCAAGAAGAATATTCGACAAGTTGTGGATCGTGGGTAAAGGGCATGGAGAGAACAGAAGCTCTGAGACATCCGGGAGTTCTCAAAGTCCAACTTCATTGGCTCCTGGAGATACCAAGTCATCAGGCTCATCTTCACGACACCGGAGGCACTCTATATCTTAGAGGGGAAGGATTTTAAGGTTAATATGAATTGAACAGGTGAAAAAAAGGGGTCATAAAGTATCGcaagtgttaaaaaaaaataaaaaatggggtAGGTTTTTGTCCTAGTTGATGATGGGTCAATCAAGAAGGGGTTGATTTGCAGAAATGCCTAGTCAGTTTCTTTTGagcacctttttttttttttttttttttttccctccccTTTCTGTCATGACATCTGTTAATTCCAATTGTAAGATCATCTATTTTATTACATCAGTAGTTTCATTGAAGAGCTGTTAATGTTACATTTCTCCGTTTCATTCCCTAGACAAGAGCAGGCTGGTAAAACTTTTTCATGCACCATTTGCTTATTACAATCAGGAGTGCCTGGATGGGTAATTGGATAGCTACTACTAAAGTCATGAAGAGATGTACTAAACGGGATTTTTTCTTATGATTTTACCGGTAGCCGGGTCCGCAAAGTCAGAGTAATGATAGATTGATAAGATCGTAAATTAAGGGTATATCTTAGAATTTTGTGagaatattcttttaaaattttgccGCTTGTTCGAAATGTCATAGCTTTACCATAGTGGAGGCAACTGGCAAGTTTCTGACTGACTAGCCATTAGATTATGGTAAAATTTTCTACGGgaacaaatatttttagagatttttttcaTTCGAAAAAGGTAcgagaataattttatatttaattttttatttaaaaaaaaataagaaattttttttattcatttcttaTTCGAAAAAGGGACGTAGATGAGGTGGAATCTCTATTTCCTCCCCTCCCCTCTCCTCCCCAATGCCATCCCTAAGATTACCAAAGCGGCAAAGGCCTAAACAAGTTTAATGAGTTTGCTCATGTATGTGTTTGTCCAGTTTCAAGTTCCGTTGACTTTCTGTATTTGACCCATTGGTTTCTCCCCATAACACATACAAAGCAACACAACTAGCTAacagataaaacaaaacattcgGAGATCATCATTGCAACACAGACG encodes:
- the LOC102629690 gene encoding BTB/POZ domain-containing protein NPY1 isoform X1, coding for MKFMKLGSKPDTFQTDGKCIRYVTSELATDVIINVGEVKFYLHKFPLLSKSNRLHRLVLKASEENSDEMNIVDFPGGPKAFEICAKFCYGMTVTFSAYNVVAARCAAEYLEMTEDVDKKNLIFKLEVFLNSSIFRSWKDSIIVLQTTKSLLPWSEDLKIIGRSVDSIASKTSVDPANVTWSYTYNRKLSAPDRIVEEGVFGERIESVPKDWWVEDICELDIDLYKRVMIAVKSKGRMDGSVIGEALRIYAVRWLPDSIDALVSDAQTLRNKCLVETIVCLLPTDKSVGCSCSFLLKLLKVSVLVGVDNSAREDLVKRISLKLHEASVKDLLIPARSSQTACYDVELVQCIVNEYLMHEKPSRALGDVGWNEKGPDDFVLGHGSLLAVGKLINGYLAEIAHDPNLTLASFIDLSQSIPESARPIHDGLYKAIDSYLKEHPDLTKAERKKICGLMDVRKLTMDASVHAAQNDRLPLRVVVQVLFFEQVRAASEVHALRNNPQNASHSTTNTDEEWEKTAAKDDRKSLKKQISQMKIKDEEFPKNVKLIKKNNKSSKSGLQLLPSRSRRIFDKLWIVGKGHGENRSSETSGSSQSPTSLAPGDTKSSGSSSRHRRHSIS
- the LOC102629690 gene encoding BTB/POZ domain-containing protein NPY1 isoform X2 yields the protein MNIVDFPGGPKAFEICAKFCYGMTVTFSAYNVVAARCAAEYLEMTEDVDKKNLIFKLEVFLNSSIFRSWKDSIIVLQTTKSLLPWSEDLKIIGRSVDSIASKTSVDPANVTWSYTYNRKLSAPDRIVEEGVFGERIESVPKDWWVEDICELDIDLYKRVMIAVKSKGRMDGSVIGEALRIYAVRWLPDSIDALVSDAQTLRNKCLVETIVCLLPTDKSVGCSCSFLLKLLKVSVLVGVDNSAREDLVKRISLKLHEASVKDLLIPARSSQTACYDVELVQCIVNEYLMHEKPSRALGDVGWNEKGPDDFVLGHGSLLAVGKLINGYLAEIAHDPNLTLASFIDLSQSIPESARPIHDGLYKAIDSYLKEHPDLTKAERKKICGLMDVRKLTMDASVHAAQNDRLPLRVVVQVLFFEQVRAASEVHALRNNPQNASHSTTNTDEEWEKTAAKDDRKSLKKQISQMKIKDEEFPKNVKLIKKNNKSSKSGLQLLPSRSRRIFDKLWIVGKGHGENRSSETSGSSQSPTSLAPGDTKSSGSSSRHRRHSIS